The window TCAGAGAACCTACTGGACTAGCAAGTGTAAGAAAATTATACAAGGCCCCAAAACTCTTCAGGCCAAATAGCTCAGAAGCTGAAGCTGGCACAATTGCCCAGTGAGCACCATACCCAAGCCCTATGAACACGGTGAGAACATAAATTTCTCCAGGCCATCCCATAGTAGCGTAGAAAAGGCCAATTGCCATGATAACCTGAACAACAGCCATTGTCACTGGTCTTGGGAAGGCATATTTtctggtaaaataaaataacaatttacAAAACAGGATCAGGATCAGGATCAGGAAATGATGTGCTTATAATGACTGAAGGAAAATACTAatgttttacttttaaattaaataattagagTGTACCTTATTACAAGCTCAGAGAAGTAGCCGCCACCAACACGGCCAAGAAAGTTCCAAACGCTGATCAAGGATACATATATAGTTGTATCATTATATCCCAGTGATTCACAAATCTGACCCAAGTTATCAATAACTGCCATACCGGATCCAGAAGCCAGAACGAGGGAGAAGAAGATCAGCCAAAAATCTGCTTTTCTTAATGCCTGCATTAAGGTGAAATCCTCTCCTCTACGAGGGCCTTTTCGCCTTCTCACAGCTCCTTCAGCAGCAGCTTGGAACAGTTTAGCTTGCAAATGAGCAATTCGTTTTTGCCTTTCTGATGCCGGAAGGGAGTCTACTTCTGGAGGCTTCTCATCTTCAACCTCACTGAGAATAATCTCATTCACATCCTGCTCAGATTTACTTGCTTCTTGTTTCTGTGCTTCAGAGAGAAGGCTCTCCTCAGCTGGAGGCCTTGGTCCCGAGAAGAATACCAATCGAATGGGAATTATAACTGGAAGCAGTATGAGAAGAATTAAAATAACTGCAAATAAAGTGATTATAGCTTGACTCACGTTAACCAGATCCTCAATCACCAACACTGCCAGCAGATAAATTGCCAGAATGAGGCAAACACTGTAGGTAAAGAAGAAGCTTGAATTATCAGACGGTTTAACTTGTTTGTGACCTCCCACAGGTCTAACAATGAACATCAGAGCAATAATAACAATTGTTGGTCCAACGGCAACCATGAAAATGAGTGATGATTCATTCGGAAAATTGATCATAAGATAAATCTGAGTCAAAATTGCACCACTCAATCCAGCAAATCCCTTCAATATCCCCACAACAGGACCCCGGCTTTTGGGGAAGTTTTGCACACATGAAACTAGAGCAGCTGTGTTGAAGTAGGTCTCACCGTTTGTTCCCACAAATATTGCAAGGCACAACTGCAAACTAAAAAATGGTTAACATTTTTGCCAGCACAACATAGTTTAAGAAATCTCAGTTCTTTCTAAGTGAGTTAACTAATCAAATCCAAAGTACATGCTTCACAGCAGGATAAGTTACATGTAAAGAAATAATTGCCATTCTCTTGTAGTAAGCTAAAGGGAGTAATACCATGATCAATGTACATGAACCTCTATACACTTATTCCACTTCAATTCAGATCTAGGAGTTATATGACCATTTCTCCAAGATGGACTCTGAAATGCATCTTTATGTCTGTCAAGCatgcttgtgtgtgtgtgtgtatcttTGATACCTATCCATGTTGCAAGTGAAAACATATATGTATCTCATAAATAGCAGTTCCTACAGTTAATTTGCGTGATAGGCAAACTTCATCAACTTGGTTTGTAACATCTACAAGAAATTGCTACTGAAAAAAGTTGTATAATTGCCTCAAAAAAGGAGATTTTTATCCATATTCTTTAAATtggtttaaaaaagaaaaaaggaaaaagagagaaatgtaCACTGGCTATCGTCAAATGCTTTTCAGGATGAAGTTAACATTCAAAAACACCAGAGAGGAACAATAAGGGATCTAGTTTCAGGCAGAGGATCACTTAAGGCGAAGAAACCCCTAATCATTCAACACATCCATACTTTCTTTTGGACATCTTTACTTGCAAATTAAGAAAACTGACGAATCACATCCTTATACTAAACAGCAGACTTCTTCTGATATTGAACCAAAACATCATGTTCAAACTTCACTCAAGTGTTTTAATTCTGTAGTTATTTTCAGCAAGTAAAGCAAACCCTTATAAAGATTAAATCTGTAGTTATTTTCAGCAAGTAAAAACAAATGGCTGGCTTTTCACAAGGATCTTATACCCATATCAGGTATCTATTAAAAGAGTCAGTCAAGCAATCTACTTGACACCCCCTTCAGTCTACAGTCTAAACCAATCCAGTATAATGATTAATCAGAAGCTATACAGAGAGAAACAAATAATGGTTCTGCAACCCAAATTTGAAAGACCAGTCTCCTCAAACTTTGGCCCCTTATTTTTCCTATTTGATTCAATTTCTCTCTGGCATGGCATTGTCGTTTTCATTTGTCCACTCTCCTCCCTTGAGGAATTTCAAGCTTCTTACAATTTTGATGGATTGACAAAACAGTGACTAATTTTATCAGTTTCTGAAAGTTCTAATTTTGGTAATACATCTTCCAACTAAAACACAAAACGACAAAGGTTTCGGCAATTGGCATACATGTCGGACCATATCACATTCACTCATCACTGTAATATTGCTGAAGATGATCAccatgtgtgagagagagagagagagagagaatctcaTAAAGAAATCAAGCAATATTCATCAagattcaataataaaaatcaaactcTTCCATAGACCCAAAAGAggaattaaatttaaatcaCACAAACAGAAAAAAGTGAACAAATGAGAAGTTGATTAAACTCACCACCCAAAAAGGCAAAGCAGGCAATACACCAGCAACCACAAGCCAAACCAAGCCATACCCAACAAAGTTCTGCACCACCCCAATGAGCAAAATGACCCAGATGGGCAAAACCTCACACAAACTCCCAGCCACAAAACCAATACTATCACCCAAGTCCTTAGCCACAGCCAAAAAAGCCACCTGCCTCTGGTCGTACCCCATGGCACTCTTTATCACAGGTGATATGCTCCCAAACAAGTACCCAACACCTGCACACGACTGCACCCACATTGCACACACAAACACCAGCCATCTGTTGTTGATCAAAACCTTGAACTTTTCATGCCACAGAAGCTGCATATTCCTATCTGATCAATTCAAGACCACAGTCACTGTTCAAACAGGTTCAATTTTTGCATACCAGTTTGATTAAGATTGAACAACTATGAAGGTAAAACGTGCAacttattgtattttttttttttttttgttagtgtgaAGGGTCTGAGAGAGAGTGGACCATAGCGCGAGTTATAAGAGGCTCATGACCCATCATGCTCTTTCCGACCAAACGGTCATTGTATTACTACAATAAGAACTTAtcaagcttttttattttttatttatttttatgaaataacTTATCAAGCTGTTGATGTGAGCCGTGTGGCTTGCATTGCCAAGCCCATGTCAACACAAGTTTACCGAATACTTGTTGTATTAGGAGTCTAAGGTAGTCGGCCTAACATATATTCCTAATATATGTTATTAGTTACGGCAATAGTAGAACCTCAATAACCTAGTAGGCTATAGCcgcataagaagaagaatagtaTTTTCTTGTCTTGTGAGTGGGAGAGAGTTAGGATGTATTGAGATTTGGGTTTCCAAAGAGTGTTATTGTGCACTATTGCATCTCTctatttttataatgaaattttttcgTCATAGCTATGGAGATAGGTAGTTTGCCAAACCACgtaaatttttgtgttctttgtgggtgattgttatttaatttccgcttatttactgttattgatttgaATCCGATGATGCTATTTGCACAACACAAGCTTATATTAGTAACAGATTTCTTCAACTATATAGCTCATTACTTTGCTTCTATATATTCCTATGACTGTAAACACCACCTATCATCTTCTTAAATGAaacaatgaaagaaagaaaataccaatcatttttttctttataaggATAAGTactcttttcttgcaaaaatagagagtacTACAATAAATTTGAGGATTCCAGAAGCATTAATCTCAACTAGCTTCTTGTTGAAATActacttttaaatatatataaatatatatatatatatatatatattagaagaaaaaaatatttacatgaaGTACTAGTGTTTAACTAATTGGGACTCAGgacttttattaatactatGATAAATTAAATATTCTCTCCAAATCTTAATCCGTTAAGAAATAATAatgtatttaataatttaataattattctaATCAAAAGATAGCATTCAAATCACAAACAATCATTTACCGAACATTTGCATTTGTATATAATTATTGAACTTAACGAACCTAACCAAGGTGGACCCTAACAAAACCCTTCATATAGAATAATAACATGAATTTACCTAGCTAATATGAGATATGAGACAATTTTAGAGGGGGATTAGTATCATAGTAAAGGGCAGTATTTACACTCGTATGCATACATACTAAGTGTGTAATAACATTGAAATTGTGAGTCTAAGTCATGATTTCAATATTATTTAACACTTGTGTGGATGCACTCAAATGTGTAATATGTTTTATTCTTGTAGTAAATCACAAGAACAATCTATAACATATGATGGGGATTGGTAatgaatagattttttttataatagtacATGAATAGATTATAGATATATTAGGATGACACATGTGCTGTTGCATGTGACACTTATTGGgcgttgattttatttttcattttaaatgataaattagTCATGTAATAGACTAATGGGAAGATGCCAGAAAGGTTTATCAGTCAACGAAATAAACTCCAGAAAATATTGGAGTTGGACTGGAGGATAAGAATTGCAATTTGATATTTGCTAGTATTATTAATTGATGGCGGCTATGACAACTACATGACGATTATATAACAGGGCGGCCAGGAGACCCCACCATTAcactaaaataaaagttcattgatcttgtttttttgctaaacattcATTGAtcttgtttttaactttttttttttttttttttaagagaaattatatatctacaatatttttacaacaaattctaagagACAGGTTATTACTAGtcgttattgttggggcaaaaaaataattttagtgctagtttcaaatttgaaccaataacaactaaccacctgtgatttgttataaaaatattgtaaaaatattataaatgcagtatctctattttttttatagataactTGCCgtcaattaagttacaagaccTCCAGTTAACTAAATTACTTGTTTATGAATATGGCCGTTAATTATTCTTTACTATTATGCAGTCAAtacgttaaaatttttttaaaatttttaaaaaagataacaTTCGGActcagattttttatttgagcttaaaaaaatttaccaaaattgaGTAAATTAAAATTCAGAAAACCCTTTTAGATTAAttaacctaaagaaaaaaaaaaaaaaaaaaaccctttagaTTGCCAATAAAAGATAATGTAAGCAGCTGTGTCCGAGTCACATGCACGTCCAGATAAAAAAAGACACCAGAATCAGAAGCAAATGATAGCTTTTCAATTAAGTACTAAATTGTTATCAACAACTTTTCAATTAAGTACTAAATTGTTATCAATCATGtcaagaaattaaataatataatatcaaatttcttgaaaacgtgttgtttaatgaatatcttAATAAAGAGGCATGCACCTGTGATTAATTATTAGTGTCTTttgtaaaaaaccaaaaaaaattattagtgtcTTTTGTCTCTCTCCATTCACTCTTAGTTTGGCCATTTTCTTGGatgagccttttttttctttaaggaCATAGTGCCATATATCATcacttcaaaaaacaaaaaaagtgtcATATAtgagagcattctcatcagctcTCTCAAATATgtcaaatgttaaatatttaacatatttgacataccaaacacaaaaacaaacccTCATCAAATGTGCTAAatgtctcaaaattttgagacatGCTACAGTACGCTCTCAAATATGAGAGCGTACGGACGAGAATGCCAAAATTTTTATACTTATTTTATTCAGTTTTCCTCTCTCCTCCCAATACATCTCTCCTCGAACAACAACTTCAGAGTCTCCTAAGGTGCGCTCCAAGCTCTGGACTTCGCCACCATGCTCTCCAGTGACCACTTCAAGCTCCACTTCAACACAGCTCTTGTCCCCTCCGTCGTTGAGCGCCTCGGAGACGCCAAACAGCCCATCCGTGACGCCGCTCGGCAATTCCTCCTCACGCTTATGCAGGTCTCTTTTCCGTCCGCGACTCCTCACTTATGCTTGGAGTCACAAGAGCTGGTTTTGATGGATCTCCCACCTCCGACGCTTTTGGGTTCTATGATTTAGGATGGGTTTGATGGGTCTCCCACTTCGTTGCTCCcaatttctttctcactttcatTTGGGATGGGTTTGATGGGTTCTAATGGTGGTTGGTTGTTTTGATTGAAGGTggtgggttgattttggttgaaggtGGTGGGTTGATCGGGTTGTGGGTGTGAGATTTGGGATGGTCTCAGATCAGGTTATGGGTGTGAGATCGGGTTGTGGGTGTGAGATTTGTGGCTGTGGATGGGTCTCACTAGTGCCATCGTTGATATTGGttgtggtggtttttttttttttttttttttttttgtgtagggGCTGATGGTGGTCGGTGGTTGATTTTGTGGGGGTGATCGGTGGTTGTGGGCTATGGCGGTTGATctatgggtgtgggtagtggaggattttgtgtgtatatatatatttgtaaaagttttttttagattattttaatgtgttggatatattattttaatgtatagaattgaagaatagaacatctgataaatggtatattataaaatgatgtgctaaaatgataaagtaggtttttgatatgtcaaaatgacattttttatgagagtGTTGATGAGAATGCTTTGACTATATGATTTCTCAACAAAATATATGTCTCTTTCCATTCACTCTTAGTTTGGCCATTTTCTTGgatgagctttttttttctttaaggtCATAGTGccacatatcatattatatatgatttctcaacaaaatatattatatatatatatatatatatattataatccCAGTTGATAATGCAGAGGCCCAACAATTCTATTTCTATTAGTCAATGGCCGTACGTGTTAaatcacccttttttttttaatggaaggtAGAAGACAgatctcatttaaaaaaattagaatatgtAAGGGGAGTATGGGAccatatatatgatatatcacaTTTGATCTTAGATACTACACTTGATcttaatatatatgatatatcatgTATAAGCCAAGTACATTGCTACTTTATAAGACCAACTTGTCTCTTGATTTTTagagacttttttttcttctcatccgTGTAAAATGAGCACCTTTTTTCAGTTTATATCTCACGATAATTCATAAGTTCATTCATGTTTCAACATCTTGTGAAGCTCATATATGTTTtgcatcaccaaaaaaaaaaaaaaaaacagaaggagaactctctctctctctctctctctctctctctctctatatatatatatacatacaaatattctaattaaaaaaaaaaatttgttgagaaGCCTCCACCCAAACTTAGGGCATTATTTAgttattgttttatcatttaaaaaaaaaaaatttctaaatataGTTCTTAAACCAGTGATTTTAGGGCATTCTTTAACATTTTTCCATAATTAAATAAGTTCCAAGATAAGTCAAACTGAGcttagaactcgagttttactTGGAACTTAGCAAACCTGAGTTCCAAAAAGACATTAACTAATTAAGCTTGGGGGGAGgtttttcagtattttttttttttttttttttgcaaaactatttggcacaaaaaaaaaaaaaagtatattctGAAGTGCTTTGATAAATTTTAATACAACATTGTTGGATTAAATGTAGAATTAGTATTTTTAATGCCAgaaaatttaatagaaaaaaaaaaaaaaaaaaaaaaaaatgtttaatgtGTAACAATTTGTTTCAAAAACAGTAGCTTATCCATAAACATCCTCTCTATCATTAATTCGAGGATGAATTGCTAATCCCACCACATTCTCAAATAGATTAGTGACGACAAGATTGAGAAGTTTATTACTTCTAGACACTCAATCCCCATTACATCAATCTTTTGAGCTTCTAGGATCTGGGTGTTACACTCTCATTGATGAATCCCATTCTTCATAGGATACTTGTAAGTTGGATgagattaattaattatttgaaaagagaaagaaaatgaaaaatataaaccaATGTATGGCTTAACAACTAGCAGGGACAGAATCAGGATTTAATCTTAGGGGGCTGAAGTTCTTTGttcaaagattttaaaaaattaaaatatcaatattaGAGGTTGACAATGATGCATTATTagaattaattttctaattatttgtattttttattttgaaaaaaaatcacaaataacaATTTATAATCAAGAGTTTTATAAGCCAATTGGCACGTTTTAATATTTTAAGGTCTTACCAAGATTAGTTCGATTCTTCATTCTATCgacattataaattaaaaaaaattatgtattctTTTCACATAATTCTATAACTAATAACTTcataatgctatatatatatatatatatagttaaaagattcttaaaaaaaaaaaactatagttaaaagttgaaatttatgTCAAgcattatattaataaaacagataaaataatggttaataAATATCATGCATTAATATTCAGCGAAAAAAAGGGTAAGACAATTATTGGTGTCTTGGTAAGGTTGagattttttcctttgaaaaaatagtaaaaaaaaaattaaaagagaactATTAAACAATTACATGATAATGGACGGTAACTTTGAGTCTTTAACTaagtaaataataaagtttttcCCGTCATTACATTAATTTAGTTAAGTCACAAAATTTATTACCAATAGACTAATCTCATACATGTTTTGGTGGCAATTTAGGTAAGGCACAAAACAATAGATTGTTGTTGTTTCACACATGTATTACCATTTATGCATGCATGCCAAGTGTGTTCCAAagttaataaaacattaaaaatcaaaaaacttctaccattcaaaaaatagataaattttttcCACTTGTTGAGTTAAAGACACCAACTAGTCCAAGTTGTTGGTGATTAATTGGTGTGTGGATGGAGCGATCAGTTGTATAAGAATTGTCTCTGACTCTCTGTGGCTATGAGGTGGAGTCATTTGAGAGGGGTATAGAGCTCTCAAATGAGATGGAGAAATTGGGTAAAAGTTATTgagtttttgtgatttgttttgctaggatttgtaattgatttgttattattgtttttgcttagaCCATATTTATGATTTGTCCaaagatttttcttattatcaagatatgtgtttttaaaaaaagatttttcttgttatctatttttgagatttatgGGTCAACTTGTCAATTTTTTGAGGGAGGGAGGCCaagtatataaattttagaGTTAAAAGGTAAacttttttgtgtaaatatagatactatgtgattttttttcaaaggcttggagaggggggggggggggaggcaGTTCCATCCCTGACAACTAGCATCACATAGTGGTccattttttattaagtttatTGTAGAACAGCTATATAGTACTTCTGTATATAGTTGTGATAGCGCAGTATGAATGGTTTATCCTCTCTATCATTTATACTTACGTTAAACTAGAAGAattttctctatatatatttgaatttatggGATATGTTTCATAATGGtcgttttttttattattaaatcaagACATTAATAAATTTATGTTTGGGGTTAAGCTAAGTTAATTAAGAATTTAATATAATTGAATTACAAGCTAGAAAATTTGTTCAcgtcttatcaaaaaaaaaaaaaaaaaatgttcacgTGGACAGCTTAATTGATGTGAATGTGTGGTGCCTCAGCCTGATGActtatctaaatttaaaagaataatcAATATTTATGTACCTGCCAGCTAGAAATTTTGTGCATCACTATATCAGTTTTAACACGCAAGAGCTAGACAACAATACTTAGAAGATTtgatatgtttaatatatatatatttatatatatatatataaaagtttcgTTCTTATGTCAATCATAGGATTATCATTAGATTTAGACCATTGAAACGCCATGTGCATTACTGTATATTCCTTTTGCTCTTGTAATGTAATTAGGTGTTGACCTTTATGGCCAATTCATATTTGTGAAAGGATCATCAAATTTAGTCAACCAATTAGTGTttgttattagtattttaattaaattattttagaattaaTGGTATTTTCATAACTCAATAATTGAGCTTAATTTCACCCAAATcaattagggttagggtttagttTTAGTAATCTATATAAGCATATACCATTGTTCTCTTATGATgaccaatttagaatttaaaaattttataccaaaaaaaaaactattcaccAAACTGTTTTTGGATGAGTTTTCAATGTGGCAATAACAAGTAAACGAGTAATTCATATCTGCTCTAAATATAACAATCACTTGTCCAACTACTTTCACATGTCCAACTACTTTCACAGGACCATTctaattgtcttttttttttcttttctttttttgatgaatgcAAATTGTCTTCTTATTACTTACTTAAACACGTGTATATAATGCCCCTTTTTCTCTGGGTAGTTAAATGTCATAGGTCACAATCATTTCGACATAAATATATGAAAGTTTGTTAATGACACGTAACTTATTCTATATACTACTTGTCAATTTACTTCTATTATAaatgggtttcagttagctcaactggtaaaatctctagGTTGAaatcctctaaaaaaaaaaaaaaaagaatatacattatatttttctcaaaaaaaaaagaagaatatatattatattatcttgtGGAAGAGGAGGCTctgattacattttttttttttttttgaatttttgaactattcatataaataagaaatagaAACATCACTCGTAAAACAACAATATTTATTGTAGTGCTACTAATTTTGTGCCTATGTTTACTACAAACACCAATCAAAATCTATTCAATGATATAAATTACAATCACTTTCGCTAAATCTCAAACTAACACATCTCATAAGCAATATTCAAAAATCTCACAAATACATTTAAAACCCATCACACCATGTTCTTTATGAGAAATGAGAATATTCTCCTTTCCCATGTAGGAAGATCTCTTGGACTAAAACCTACCAAACTCTTTGTAGCACTATCAATATATAAGACTTCAATTCCTATTTCTCAGTTGAAtttgaatacttttttttattgacaagaaatacaaaattatttctttaacAAGGCATAAACTTTCATTTCACTTCAAAAAAACTCATATCAagtcaaattataaatttaaggCAATTCCTAACCTTTGTATCTTCCTTCTAAGTTATCATCATTCATGATCTGAATATAACAATCACTTTGTATCTACTCTAAATATAACAATCACTTGGGCCACCTATTCAATGTTATGAACTGACTGTATCACATGTCCAACTACTTCTATAGGACCATGCAAATTGTCTTCTTATTACTTACTTAAACACGTGTATAAGGACGGACCTTAGGGCTAAGGGGGGCCATCGCCCCCccaacatttgaaaaaaaattccctagtatatatattagcataaaaaatatacttttgcctctaaaattaatatacttgGTCCCTCTCTCCCAAACAATTTACAAGCTGATCcatgaaacaaaaattaaaaaaattatctgttAGGTCATATGTaaatcatgttaagaacatatgtcatttagaattggttaatcctttgacaaaatgcactttacttgtaattaagtagatctaggatgtgtttaatacttcaaggaacaagagttcaagtttagtattgaaaccatgcaaatctgtcaagaaacaagtgaagaaaggctgttcattaaagctggacagatTCTCGACAGCtctcgacagatagcatctATCTAGGTTTAATGAGTCTCAACAGCTGTTGACAGATAACATATCTATCGAGGTCTCGACAGATAGCTTGACAATTGTATCCatcgagaattatgaaattcagatttccaaatttgattttcgactcatgcttatgtatttgtgtagggttttttttctcacaaccctagacatatataaggcttattttaaagatCATCACATAAGAGGatacaaggagaacacatgcaaaaagtgatcgagtgccttattctctctgaaagaagctactgcgtctttgcgtcttaaggttttgtaaccaagtgcttcttgattttcattattgatgaagttaagaattttgcaaccaacaatcttcttcaagttggtgtgttagtcacgtattgaAATCCATGCAAAAgagtggcgttcatatattgaagagttcaaaggttctgaagttggtgtgttagtcacgtactaggagttgtgcatcattggttagtcacgtactgaaaTCCAtgcaaaagggtggcgttcatatattgaagagtttaaaggttctgaagcagtagaagatttttattataagttcatctacgggaattataaagtctagggacaaaagttttgtactagatctgaaacttctctttactatagtgaattgctttttgggaagattttcccccaggtttttactgtgaaactagttt of the Quercus robur chromosome 10, dhQueRobu3.1, whole genome shotgun sequence genome contains:
- the LOC126703530 gene encoding protein NUCLEAR FUSION DEFECTIVE 4-like isoform X6, which gives rise to MAWFGLWLLVYCLLCLFGCLQLCLAIFVGTNGETYFNTAALVSCVQNFPKSRGPVVGILKGFAGLSGAILTQIYLMINFPNESSLIFMVAVGPTIVIIALMFIVRPVGGHKQVKPSDNSSFFFTYSVCLILAIYLLAVLVIEDLVNVSQAIITLFAVILILLILLPVIIPIRLVFFSGPRPPAEESLLSEAQKQEASKSEQDVNEIILSEVEDEKPPEVDSLPASERQKRIAHLQAKLFQAAAEGAVRRRKGPRRGEDFTLMQALRKADFWLIFFSLVLASGSGMAVIDNLGQICESLGYNDTTIYVSLISVWNFLGRVGGGYFSELVIRKYAFPRPVTMAVVQVIMAIGLFYATMGWPGEIYVLTVFIGLGYGAHWAIVPASASELFGLKSFGALYNFLTLASPVGSLIFSGVIASGIYDYYAELQAGLSHQNSEAMLAIPLRDDDLTCLGTICYSITFGILSGLCLVATVLSLIVVYRTKRVYANLYGNSRS
- the LOC126703530 gene encoding protein NUCLEAR FUSION DEFECTIVE 4-like isoform X1: MQLLWHEKFKVLINNRWLVFVCAMWVQSCAGVGYLFGSISPVIKSAMGYDQRQVAFLAVAKDLGDSIGFVAGSLCEVLPIWVILLIGVVQNFVGYGLVWLVVAGVLPALPFWVLCLAIFVGTNGETYFNTAALVSCVQNFPKSRGPVVGILKGFAGLSGAILTQIYLMINFPNESSLIFMVAVGPTIVIIALMFIVRPVGGHKQVKPSDNSSFFFTYSVCLILAIYLLAVLVIEDLVNVSQAIITLFAVILILLILLPVIIPIRLVFFSGPRPPAEESLLSEAQKQEASKSEQDVNEIILSEVEDEKPPEVDSLPASERQKRIAHLQAKLFQAAAEGAVRRRKGPRRGEDFTLMQALRKADFWLIFFSLVLASGSGMAVIDNLGQICESLGYNDTTIYVSLISVWNFLGRVGGGYFSELVIRKYAFPRPVTMAVVQVIMAIGLFYATMGWPGEIYVLTVFIGLGYGAHWAIVPASASELFGLKSFGALYNFLTLASPVGSLIFSGVIASGIYDYYAELQAGLSHQNSEAMLAIPLRDDDLTCLGTICYSITFGILSGLCLVATVLSLIVVYRTKRVYANLYGNSRS
- the LOC126703530 gene encoding protein NUCLEAR FUSION DEFECTIVE 4-like isoform X3 — encoded protein: MQLLWHEKFKVLINNRWLVFVCAMWVQSCAGVGYLFGSISPVIKSAMGYDQRQVAFLAVAKDLGDSIGFVAGSLCEVLPIWVILLIGVVQNFVGYGLVWLVVAGVLPALPFWVLCLAIFVGTNGETYFNTAALVSCVQNFPKSRGPVVGILKGFAGLSGAILTQIYLMINFPNESSLIFMVAVGPTIVIIALMFIVRPVGGHKQVKPSDNSSFFFTYSVCLILAIYLLAVLVIEDLVNVSQAIITLFAVILILLILLPVIIPIRLVFFSGPRPPAEESLLSEAQKQEASKSEQDVNEIILSEVEDEKPPEVDSLPASERQKRIAHLQAKLFQAAAEGAVRRRKGPRRGEDFTLMQALRKADFWLIFFSLVLASGSGMAVIDNLGQICESLGYNDTTIYVSLISVWNFLGRVGGGYFSELVIRKYAFPRPVTMAVVQVIMAIGLFYATMGWPGEIYVLTVFIGLGYGAHWAIVPASASELFGLKSFGALYNFLTLASPVGSLIFSGVIASGIYDYYAELQAGLSHQNSEAMLAIPLRDDDLTCLGTICYSITFGILSGLCLVATVLSLIVVYRTKRVYANLYGNSRG
- the LOC126703530 gene encoding protein NUCLEAR FUSION DEFECTIVE 4-like isoform X4, whose protein sequence is MQLLWHEKFKVLINNRWLVFVCAMWVQSCAGVGYLFGSISPVIKSAMGYDQRQVAFLAVAKDLGDSIGFVAGSLCEVLPIWVILLIGVVQNFVGYGLVWLVVAGVLPALPFWVLCLAIFVGTNGETYFNTAALVSCVQNFPKSRGPVVGILKGFAGLSGAILTQIYLMINFPNESSLIFMVAVGPTIVIIALMFIVRPVGGHKQVKPSDNSSFFFTYSVCLILAIYLLAVLVIEDLVNVSQAIITLFAVILILLILLPVIIPIRLVFFSGPRPPAEESLLSEAQKQEASKSEQDVNEIILSEVEDEKPPEVDSLPASERQKRIAHLQAKLFQAAAEGAVRRRKGPRRGEDFTLMQALRKADFWLIFFSLVLASGSGMAVIDNLGQICESLGYNDTTIYVSLISVWNFLGRVGGGYFSELVIRKYAFPRPVTMAVVQVIMAIGLFYATMGWPGEIYVLTVFIGLGYGAHWAIVPASASELFGLKSFGALYNFLTLASPVGSLIFSGVIASGIYDYYAELQAGLSHQNSEAMLAIPLRDDDVTCLGTICYSITFGILSGLCLVATGLSLIVVYRTKKVYANLYGNSRG